In a genomic window of Telopea speciosissima isolate NSW1024214 ecotype Mountain lineage chromosome 5, Tspe_v1, whole genome shotgun sequence:
- the LOC122661244 gene encoding 3-oxoacyl-[acyl-carrier-protein] synthase I, chloroplastic-like, which yields MQTLQSSPAGAALRVSSLEPLRKQSPQLSTSGRAGSKKQKQTWMKPISASAPKASSVAKRETDPKKRVVITGMGVASVFGNNVDVFYDRLLAGESGIDLIDRFDASKFPTRFGGQIRGFSSEGYIDGKNDRRLDDYLRYCIVAGKKALENAALGREGLSKKIDMERAGVLVGSGMGGLSIFSDSVQNLIEKGYRKISPFFIPYTITNMGSALLAIDLGLMGPNYSISTACATSNYCFNAAANHIRRGEADLMLVGGAEAPMVPIGLGGFVACRALSQRNDDPKTASRPWDKDRDGFVMGEGAGVLVMESLEHAMKRDAPIIAEYLGGAVNCDAYHMTDPRADGLGVSSCIKACLEDAGVSPEEVNYINAHATSTLAGDLAEVNAIKKVFKDTSEIKMNATKSMIGHCLGAAGGLEAVAAVKAITTGWLHPTINQFNPEPSVEFDTVPNVKKQHEVNVAISNSFGFGGHNSVVAFSAFRP from the exons atgcagaccCTTCAATCGTCCCCAGCTGGTGCAGCCCTTCGCGTCTCCTCCTTAGAACCCCTCCGTAAACAATCCCCTCAGCTCTCTACCTCAGGCAGAGCTGGTTCCAAGAAGCAGAAACAAACATGGATGAAACCCATCTCTGCTTCAGCTCCAAAGGCTTCCTCTGTTGCAAAGAGAGAAACGGACCCGAAGAAGAGAGTGGTCATCACGGGTATGGGAGTTGCCTCTGTTTTCGGAAACAACGTTGATGTCTTCTATGATCGCCTTCTCGCTGGTGAGAGTGGCATTGATCTTATCGATCGGTTTGATGCCTCAAAGTTCCCCACTCGATTTGGTGGCCAGATTCGTGGGTTTAGCTCTGAAGGTTACATTGATGGTAAGAACGATCGTCGACTTGATGATTATCTTAGGTACTGTATTGTTGCTGGCAAGAAAGCCCTTGAGAATGCTGCCCTCGGCCGTGAGGGACTCTCTAAGAAG ATTGACATGGAACGAGCCGGTGTGCTTGTAGGATCAGGCATGGGTGGTCTATCAATATTTTCTGATAGTGTTCAAAATCTCATAGAGAAAGGTTACAGGAAAATATCTCCATTTTTCATTCCATATACTATAACAAACATGGGCTCAGCCTTGCTTGCAATTGACCTTGGTTTAATGGGTCCAAACTATTCGATTTCAACTGCCTGTGCTACCTCCAATTATTGCTTCAATGCTGCTGCCAACCATATCCGACGGGGTGAAGCTGATTTGATGCTGGTTGGAGGAGCTGAAGCTCCAATGGTGCCCATTGGCCTGGGGGGTTTTGTTGCATGTAGAGCTTTGTCACAGAGAAATGATGACCCAAAAACTGCTTCAAGGCCATGGGATAAAGATCGAGATGGTTTTGTGATGGGTGAAGGTGCTGGAGTGTTG GTAATGGAGAGCTTAGAACATGCAATGAAACGTGATGCACCAATCATTGCTGAGTACTTGGGAGGTGCAGTTAATTGTGATGCTTATCATATGACTGACCCCCGAGCTGATGGACTTGGTGTTTCATCTTGCATTAAGGCATGCCTCGAGGATGCTGGCGTGTCACCAGAGGAG GTTAATTACATAAATGCACATGCAACTTCCACACTTGCTGGTGACCTGGCTGAGGTGAATGCCATAAAAAAGGTATTCAAGGACACTTCAGAGATCAAAATGAATGCCACcaag TCTATGATAGGGCATTGCCTTGGTGCTGCTGGAGGCCTGGAAGCCGTTGCTGCAGTAAAAGCCATAACTACTGGATGGCTGCATCCCACAATAAACCAGTTT AATCCAGAACCTTCTGTTGAGTTTGATACAGTTCCAAATGTAAAGAAGCAACATGAAGTAAATGTTG CCATTTCAAATTCTTTCGGCTTTGGAGGACACAACTCTGTTGTGGCTTTTTCCGCATTCAGGCCTTGA